A stretch of the Ornithodoros turicata isolate Travis chromosome 4, ASM3712646v1, whole genome shotgun sequence genome encodes the following:
- the LOC135393430 gene encoding TNF receptor-associated factor 3-like, giving the protein MSSTSYLLGHFEALNWRPLRFVDLPSTVSCDLCSVIPEKIFRLQCFHSLCEGCYQTVLRSDRRCPRDKQGLDESEVETSIIRTTHLQKLEIHCCNFNHGCTFVGSLEQMKSHYLKDCEFHSLTCRKCCATVFRKDIISHYMEEECGAQNRPREDVDIDSSVVGIGREINASLSDIADKLRAMEDQLNSHAAGIDTTKDCVGNYAQVLRTIQEEHRLSTEGVSNLASRLHTVTEALSSIKDQFSNEVGRGAEVRNIVTSNRDRLTALIELQKEVAQNVVTSGEGQKQCSEKLEGMSKRMQDHSSSTDDKLSSMKDILRTLRVSNGCGGNVGFFHVQDVDELNKKANEKGFAITYSDVFALCGYSVKLGVKFKQCDGIMCIGACLCICRGTNDSLLKWPFSLPYTLTLVHPSDEKKNTRHCVDVPNTFKTFPECFNRPVESVNDGFGFFKLCKLEDAVNAGFVHENSITVGVTLVMSSM; this is encoded by the coding sequence ATGTCTTCCACAAGCTACCTTCTGGGACACTTTGAAGCCCTAAACTGGCGTCCCTTGCGATTTGTGGATCTCCCGTCGACAGTGTCGTGTGACTTGTGCTCCGTCATTCCAGAGAAGATCTTCAGGCTCCAATGTTTCCATTCCCTTTGTGAGGGATGTTACCAGACCGTTCTTCGAAGCGACCGACGGTGTCCACGCGACAAGCAAGGCCTTGATGAAAGTGAAGTGGAAACTTCAATAATCCGAACGACACATCTGCAGAAACTGGAGATTCACTGTTGCAACTTTAACCATGGCTGCACCTTCGTCGGATCGCTGGAACAAATGAAATCTCACTACTTGAAGGATTGTGAGTTTCATTCATTAACATGTCGGAAGTGCTGTGCCACGGTGTTCCGTAAAGATATAATCAGCCATTAcatggaagaagaatgcggggCACAAAATAGACCGAGGGAAGATGTTGACATTGACAGCAGCGTCGTCGGGATTGGAAGAGAGATCAACGCCTCACTATCAGATATAGCGGATAAGCTACGTGCTATGGAAGACCAATTAAATAGCCATGCTGCCGGGATCGACACTACGAAAGACTGCGTCGGGAATTATGCGCAAGTACTCCGCACGATTCAAGAGGAACATAGGCTTTCCACAGAAGGTGTGTCGAACTTGGCCTCTCGTCTGCATACGGTTACGGAAGCGCTATCGTCTATTAAAGACCAATTTAGCAACGAAGTTGGACGTGGCGCCGAAGTTCGGAATATCGTTACTTCAAACCGGGACAGGCTGACTGCTCTGATCGAATTGCAAAAAGAAGTAGCTCAGAACGTAGTGACATCTGGTGAAGGGCAGAAACAATGCTCCGAAAAACTTGAAGGGATGTCGAAACGTATGCAAGATCATTCGTCCTCAACTGACGACAAACTGAGCAGCATGAAAGATATCCTCCGAACTCTACGAGTTTCAAATGGATGCGGAGGCAACGTTGGCTTTTTTCACGTCCAAGACGTCGACGAGCTTAACAAGAAAGCAAATGAGAAGGGGTTTGCGATAACCTACTCTGACGTTTTTGCATTGTGTGGCTACTCCGTAAAGTTAGGTGTGAAATTCAAACAATGTGATGGCATCATGTGCATAGGTGCTTGTCTGTGTATTTGTCGTGGCACCAACGACTCCCTCTTGAAATGGCCCTTCTCATTGCCCTATACACTCACCTTGGTGCATCCATCTGACGAGAAAAAGAATACTCGGCATTGTGTTGATGTACCAAACACGTTTAAAACGTTTCCAGAATGTTTCAATAGGCCTGTCGAAAGTGTAAATGACGGCTTCGGCTTCtttaaattgtgcaaactgGAAGATGCAGTGAATGCCGGTTTTGTTCACGAGAACTCAATTACTGTTGGCGTTACCCTCGTCATGAGCAGTATGTGA
- the LOC135393436 gene encoding TNF receptor-associated factor 6-like: MSSVSYLPGDFEALAWRPVQFVDLASTISCDLCAVVPQNIVRLECFHRLCEDCYRSILRTTRQCPVDQQGFLESEVQAFPIRMTRLHKLHVRCCNFNHGCNFVGSLERMKSHFLKDCEFHPLACKKCCATVPLKDIITHYMEEQCGAQNTPCPSEDVCIDTSVIGIGRQINSSLSDIADKLRAIEDQLNSHAVGIDSTKECVVNYAQVLRTIQEEHRLSTEGVSNLASTLHTVTEALSSIEDQFSNEVGRGAEVQNIVTSNRERLIGLMELQDDHSASTEYKLSSMKDILRTLRDSNGYGGNVAFFHVQDVDELQKEAKEKGFAGTYSDVFTLFGYSVKLSVKFKQYDGIMYIGAFLSVCRGTKDSLLKWPFLFPYTLTLMHPSDEKKNIRHCADVPNAFKNFPECFNRPVESANKSYGLFRLCKLEDALIGGFVHENSITVGVTLVMSSM; this comes from the coding sequence ATGTCTTCCGTAAGCTACCTTCCTGGAGACTTTGAAGCCCTGGCGTGGCGTCCCGTGCAATTTGTGGATCTTGCATCGACGATATCGTGTGACTTATGCGCCGTCGTTCCTCAGAATATCGTGAGGCTGGAATGTTTTCATCGTCTTTGTGAGGATTGTTATCGCAGTATCCTTCGAACCACCCGACAGTGTCCGGTCGACCAGCAAGGGTTTCTTGAAAGTGAAGTGCAAGCATTCCCCATTAGAATGACGCGTCTGCACAAACTGCATGTTCGCTGTTGCAACTTCAACCATGGATGTAATTTCGTCGGATCGCTGGAACGGATGAAATCTCACTTCTTGAAGGACTGCGAGTTTCATCCACTAGCATGTAAGAAGTGTTGTGCAACCGTACCCCTTAAAGACATCATCACCCATTACATGGAAGAACAGTGCGGGGCTCAAAATACTCCCTGTCCGAGCGAAGATGTTTGTATTGACACGAGCGTCATCGGGATTGGAAGACAGATCAACTCCTCACTATCAGATATAGCGGATAAGCTACGTGCTATTGAAGACCAATTAAATAGCCATGCTGTTGGGATCGACAGTACGAAAGAGTGCGTCGTGAATTATGCTCAAGTACTCCGCACGATTCAAGAGGAACATAGGCTTTCCACAGAAGGTGTATCAAACTTGGCCTCTACACTGCATACAGTTACGGAAGCGCTATCTTCTATTGAAGACCAATTTAGCAACGAAGTTGGACGTGGCGCAGAGGTTCAGAATATCGTCACTTCAAACCGGGAGAGGCTGATAGGTCTGATGGAATTGCAAGATGATCATTCAGCGTCAACCGAGTACAAACTGAGCAGCATGAAAGATATCCTCCGAACTCTACGGGATTCAAATGGATACGGAGGCAACGTTGCCTTTTTTCACGTCCAAGACGTCGATGAGCTTCAGAAGGAAGCAAAGGAAAAGGGGTTTGCCGGCACCTACTCTGATGTTTTTACGTTGTTTGGTTACTCCGTAAAGTTAAGTGTGAAATTCAAACAATATGATGGCATCATGTACATAGGTGCTTTTCTCAGTGTTTGTCGTGGCACCAAAGACTCTCTGTTGAAATGGCCCTTCTTATTTCCCTATACGCTCACCTTGATGCATCCATCTGACGAGAAAAAGAATATTCGGCATTGTGCTGATGTACCAAACGCGTTTAAAAATTTTCCAGAATGTTTCAATAGGCCTGTCGAAAGTGCAAATAAGAGCTACGGCTTGTTTAGGTTGTGCAAACTCGAAGATGCTCTGATTGGAGGTTTTGTTCACGAGAACTCAATTACTGTGGGCGTTACCCTCGTCATGAGCAGTATGTGA